The DNA region AGGAGTCGCAAGGAAGTGAGACTAAACAAATAAATACAGCAATTTAAAATGGCAAGGGTATATATAAAATACTAATTCTCTTTCAAATAAGAGCCAAGCCAAACAATATCCTCATTGCCCTTTAAGGCTCTTTTGACATTTTCATCTTCTATATGCCCTTCAAAATCGATGTAAAAGCTATGAAGAAATTCTTTTGCTTTCACAGGACGCGATTCTAGCTTAGTGAGATTAATATTTTCTTTTTTAAAATTTTCTAGCAAGGCACTAAGCCCACCCGGCTTATGTGCTGTGTGTGCTAAAATAGAAGTTTTACAATGCTCCATTTTAGGCGTTATCATATCGCTTAAAATCAAAAATCGCGTTCTATTTGCTGCGTTATCTTCGATTTTATCAAAAAGTAGCGGCACATTATAAATTTTTGCTGCGATTTTAGAACAAATGGCAGCGGACTTTTTATCCTGTGAGGCTAGATAAGCGGCGTTTGCGGTCGATTTGGCGGGGATAAATTCCACAGCATTTAAGTCGTGGCTTTCTAGGAATTTTCTACACTGATTATAACCTTGCGGATGAGAGTAAATTCTCTCTATCTCCTTGATATTTTCATTAATTCCTACAAAAGAATGATGAATATCCATATAAATTTCGCCAAAAATTTTAAGTCCCTCATACGCTCCTAAGCAATCAAGAGTTACACCAACAGCACCTTCAGTATTATTTTCTATCGGCACGACTCCAAATTTCGCTTCTTTATTCGCAAGCTCTTTAAAAACATCTTCAATGGTCGCTAAGGGGATATAGCGACTCATCGCACCAAAACGCATTCTAGCGGCTTGATGTGTGTAAGTTCCCTCTGGTCCAAAATACGCCACCGCTTGAGGCAATTCCAAATTCCTAGAAACCGCAAAAATCTCCCCATAAATCGCCTCAATAGCATTTTGATCTAACAACCCTAAATTCTCACTTTTCAAGCGATTTATAATCGCTCTTTCTCTTTCAGGTCTATAAATCGCTGTGCCTAAGCTTTGCTTAAGCTCCCCTATACGCTTAACATAGCTCATTCTTTCATTTAAAAGCTTTAAAAGCTTATCATCAATGGCGTCAATTTTTAATCTAAATTCCTCTAAATTCGGCACAAAAACTCCTCTTTAAATTCTAAAACGCTTTCATAAACCCCGCTTAAAATCTCACTATCTAAACCCTCAAGGCTCTTAATTTTCCCACTTAAAACTAAAATAGGACGCATTTTAAGCGTATAAGCCTTTAGTAAATCGCCCTTAAAATCATCGCTTATTATAGTTATATCGCTAAATTTAAGTCCATTTTTTTGCAAATTAATCAGCCTTAAAGCCTCTTCGTAAAAGGCTTTGCTTGGCTTTCCTACGACTTCATAGCTTAAATTTGTCGCGTTTTTAAGCATAGCCATCACGCTTCCTACGCCTGGATATAAAAAACCATCTTTTTTATAAAGGCTCGTTTCGTGCATAGCGATGAATTTTACGCCCTTTTGTGCCAATTCTATCATTTTGGCAAAGTCTTTAAATTTAAAATCATCATAACTCGCCACCAACAAAGCTTCAGGTGTTTCAAAATCAAGCTCAAAACCTAAATTTTCAAGACTTTTTATAAATTCACTCGCACCAAAAGCTGCCACCTTACAAGGCTTAAGATAAGAGTTTAAAACACAAAATGGGTCTAAATACGCCCCATCTTTTATCTCAAGTCCCTTTTGACGCAAATTTTCTAAAAAATTTAAATCTTTAGTGTTGTTTGTGATGATGACATAGGGGATATTTTTACGATTTAAAAGGCTTAAAAGCTCTTTCGCTCCAGTGATTAAAGACTTATCTTTATCGCTAATTAAGGTTCCTTGCACATCTAAAAATAGCATTTTATCCCTTACATATATAATCCGCCATTAATTTTAAGCACATCACCCGTAACATAAGAAGCATAATCACTTAGCAAAAATGCTACGCAGTTTGCCACCTCACAAGGCTTTGCAAAACGCTTAAGAGGGATATTTTCTTCATAGTTTTTTTTCACTTCTTCGCTTAAATTTTCAGTCATATCGCTTAAGATAAAACCCGGCGTTACGCAGTTAAAACGCAAATTCCTACTCGCTCCTTCTTTTGCAAAAGACTTAGTCATTGCTATCATACCGCCTTTACTTGCGCTATAATTAACCTGTCCCATATTTCCCATTTCTCCAACAATAGAAGCGATATTTACCACAGCGCCAAAACGCTTCTTACTCATCACTTTTAATGCCTCCTTACAGCCTAAAAATGCGGAATTTAAATTTGTATCAACGACAAAATTAAAGTCCTCAAGGCTCATTCTAAGAGCCAGTTTATCATTTGTAATGCCAGCAT from Campylobacter upsaliensis includes:
- the pheA gene encoding prephenate dehydratase, which produces MPNLEEFRLKIDAIDDKLLKLLNERMSYVKRIGELKQSLGTAIYRPERERAIINRLKSENLGLLDQNAIEAIYGEIFAVSRNLELPQAVAYFGPEGTYTHQAARMRFGAMSRYIPLATIEDVFKELANKEAKFGVVPIENNTEGAVGVTLDCLGAYEGLKIFGEIYMDIHHSFVGINENIKEIERIYSHPQGYNQCRKFLESHDLNAVEFIPAKSTANAAYLASQDKKSAAICSKIAAKIYNVPLLFDKIEDNAANRTRFLILSDMITPKMEHCKTSILAHTAHKPGGLSALLENFKKENINLTKLESRPVKAKEFLHSFYIDFEGHIEDENVKRALKGNEDIVWLGSYLKEN
- a CDS encoding HAD-IIA family hydrolase → MLFLDVQGTLISDKDKSLITGAKELLSLLNRKNIPYVIITNNTKDLNFLENLRQKGLEIKDGAYLDPFCVLNSYLKPCKVAAFGASEFIKSLENLGFELDFETPEALLVASYDDFKFKDFAKMIELAQKGVKFIAMHETSLYKKDGFLYPGVGSVMAMLKNATNLSYEVVGKPSKAFYEEALRLINLQKNGLKFSDITIISDDFKGDLLKAYTLKMRPILVLSGKIKSLEGLDSEILSGVYESVLEFKEEFLCRI
- the fabG gene encoding 3-oxoacyl-ACP reductase FabG; this translates as MQFSGKNVLITGASKGIGAEIARVLAKFGLKVWINYRSKPELADALKEEIEKEGGVAALIKFDASKEEEFVNAVKLIVESDGELSYLVNNAGITNDKLALRMSLEDFNFVVDTNLNSAFLGCKEALKVMSKKRFGAVVNIASIVGEMGNMGQVNYSASKGGMIAMTKSFAKEGASRNLRFNCVTPGFILSDMTENLSEEVKKNYEENIPLKRFAKPCEVANCVAFLLSDYASYVTGDVLKINGGLYM